One Desulfovibrio fairfieldensis genomic window carries:
- a CDS encoding molybdenum cofactor biosynthesis protein MoaE, with the protein MDINKTLQELKARPGFTEHVGMMLVHNGVVRGWSRKDHAPVSAVRVSHDNAKMREICREMEQRPGIFAIVAQAEEGLLKPGDDLLFLVVAGDIREHVKATFAELLDRIKAEAVIKQEYHEA; encoded by the coding sequence ATGGATATTAACAAAACTCTTCAGGAACTCAAAGCCCGCCCCGGCTTCACCGAACACGTGGGCATGATGCTCGTGCACAACGGCGTGGTGCGCGGCTGGTCCCGCAAGGACCATGCGCCGGTCAGCGCCGTGCGCGTCAGCCATGACAACGCGAAAATGCGCGAAATCTGCCGCGAGATGGAACAGCGCCCCGGCATTTTCGCCATTGTCGCCCAGGCCGAGGAGGGCTTGCTCAAACCCGGCGACGACCTGCTCTTTCTGGTGGTGGCCGGGGATATCCGCGAGCATGTCAAAGCGACGTTCGCCGAACTGCTGGACCGGATCAAGGCCGAAGCCGTCATCAAGCAGGAATACCACGAGGCCTGA
- a CDS encoding methyl-accepting chemotaxis protein, with the protein MKLSTKISASMGSLTVLIAILAVYLLMQMQSINETATVMGERNIPVIDLAGKLNNDVSEYRIAEVLHIYATDPAVMKNDEKELAKGKKRTSGYLADLNGLVKEGEVKAVLELVNTGLNAYYALSDKMLDISRQNHTEEAVQLLLGDSHTSYRKLSDALNALVAAAKKNADGMNAEADAMFARSNMIGIGLTMLSILIAVGLTILIVRNAVRQLGKDPGELNAIAHRVVDGDYNIDDGSKKMGVYGAIVEMVNALETNIENARRESENAREQSRKAQEAMQRAEAASQEAQSKTEAMLVAADKLEQVGSVVSSASTELSAQIEQSDRGAAESAQRLSEAATAMNEMNATVQEVARNAGSASNASAETKQKAEAGAEVVAKAVRSIDQVHQMSLELKDDMTQLNGHAQDITRIMGVISDIADQTNLLALNAAIEAARAGDAGRGFAVVADEVRKLAEKTMASTQDVGNAIKAIQESTSKSMTGVDQAVERIGEATELAGQSGAALEEIVTTVEATADQVNAIATASEEQSAASEEINQSIVQVNDMARQTAEAMAEAAKAVSDLAAQAQGLTNLIQELKEA; encoded by the coding sequence ATGAAACTGTCCACTAAAATTTCCGCCAGCATGGGCTCACTAACTGTGCTGATCGCCATTCTTGCAGTATATCTCTTGATGCAGATGCAAAGCATCAATGAGACAGCCACAGTCATGGGCGAAAGAAATATTCCGGTCATTGACTTGGCGGGCAAGCTGAATAATGACGTTTCGGAATACCGTATCGCGGAGGTGCTCCACATCTACGCCACTGATCCCGCAGTGATGAAAAATGATGAAAAGGAATTGGCCAAGGGAAAAAAGAGGACCAGCGGCTATCTGGCCGACCTCAACGGCCTTGTCAAAGAGGGAGAGGTCAAGGCGGTTCTGGAACTGGTCAATACCGGTCTGAACGCATACTACGCCCTGTCCGACAAGATGCTGGACATCTCCCGGCAAAATCATACGGAAGAAGCCGTTCAACTGCTGCTGGGGGACTCGCATACTTCCTACCGGAAACTGAGCGACGCTCTCAACGCTCTGGTGGCGGCGGCCAAGAAAAACGCCGATGGCATGAACGCCGAGGCCGACGCCATGTTCGCAAGAAGCAATATGATCGGCATCGGCCTGACCATGCTGTCCATTCTCATCGCCGTGGGACTGACCATTCTTATCGTGCGTAACGCCGTGCGCCAGTTGGGCAAGGATCCCGGCGAACTGAACGCCATCGCCCACCGCGTGGTGGACGGCGATTACAATATCGACGACGGCAGTAAAAAAATGGGAGTGTACGGGGCCATTGTGGAAATGGTCAACGCCCTGGAAACCAACATTGAGAATGCCCGGCGCGAGTCGGAAAACGCCAGGGAGCAGTCCCGCAAAGCCCAGGAAGCCATGCAGCGGGCCGAGGCCGCCAGCCAGGAGGCCCAGTCCAAAACCGAGGCCATGCTGGTGGCCGCCGACAAGCTGGAACAGGTGGGCAGCGTGGTTTCCTCCGCCTCCACCGAGCTTTCCGCCCAGATCGAGCAGTCCGACCGGGGCGCGGCCGAGTCCGCCCAGCGCCTGTCCGAAGCGGCCACGGCCATGAACGAAATGAACGCCACGGTTCAGGAAGTCGCCAGAAACGCCGGTTCCGCCTCCAATGCCTCCGCCGAAACCAAGCAAAAGGCCGAAGCCGGAGCCGAAGTGGTGGCAAAGGCCGTGCGCAGCATTGATCAGGTCCATCAGATGTCCCTGGAGCTCAAGGACGACATGACCCAGCTTAACGGGCACGCCCAGGACATCACCCGGATCATGGGCGTCATCTCGGACATCGCGGACCAGACCAACCTGCTGGCCCTCAACGCGGCCATTGAGGCCGCCCGCGCGGGCGATGCCGGGCGCGGTTTCGCCGTGGTGGCTGACGAGGTGCGCAAACTGGCTGAAAAGACCATGGCCTCCACTCAGGATGTGGGCAACGCCATCAAGGCCATTCAGGAAAGCACATCCAAAAGCATGACCGGCGTGGATCAGGCCGTGGAGCGCATCGGAGAAGCCACGGAACTCGCTGGCCAATCCGGCGCGGCCCTGGAAGAAATTGTGACCACCGTGGAAGCCACGGCGGACCAGGTCAACGCCATCGCCACGGCCAGCGAGGAGCAGTCCGCCGCCAGCGAGGAAATCAACCAGTCCATCGTCCAGGTCAACGACATGGCCCGCCAGACCGCCGAGGCCATGGCAGAGGCCGCCAAGGCCGTGTCCGACCTGGCCGCCCAAGCCCAAGGTCTGACCAATCTGATCCAGGAATTGAAAGAGGCATAA
- a CDS encoding HAMP domain-containing methyl-accepting chemotaxis protein: MKNLKIWMKMAIGLGAIILLLAVLSVLTSSLLRGVNKEALALQDEYLPIQDIATQLNANVLRVPALMNDYLLTGKKETYEHLEDVFKTIRQKFADMADLQARFPHLNAGFVAKAKTAYDALEQTVHASHDTHEKFMAQRTHMINTGAKLVQEVAAFVAAEGAMQQEALRAQDTAELNRILPLIREANLILDGVNAIRASMMRSLAEQNRSYAKDNVPVRFPALLKRVDDLNTMVFNPRIQEILKSLRASVVNFRDVQISMQQLWDEQEKLTAARVPAREATLTLMQQVVDRADEMQNTAMSHMTGAVNNSINVTLAICMITLLITMAVGFGLTRSITVPVAQALRFAQAVAGGRLDQRLGLHRRDEIGQLSEALDSMVDSLNEKINDAEKKSQEAEEQSRKAQEAMEQAEAAGQEARGKTQAMLVAADKLETVGNVVSSASTQLSAQIEQSDRGAAESAQRLSEAATAMNEMNATVQEVARNAGSASNASTETKQKAEAGAQVVAKAVRSIDQVHQMSLELKDDMTQLNGHAQDITRIMGVISDIADQTNLLALNAAIEAARAGDAGRGFAVVADEVRKLAEKTMASTQDVGNAIKAIQESTAKSMTGVDQAVERIGEATELAGQSGAALEEIVTTVEATGDQVNAIATASEEQSAASEEINQSIVQVNDMARQTAEAMAEAAKAVSDLAAQAQSLTNLIQELKEA; the protein is encoded by the coding sequence ATGAAAAATCTCAAAATCTGGATGAAAATGGCAATCGGGCTGGGCGCGATCATTCTGCTGCTCGCCGTCCTCAGCGTCTTGACGTCCTCCCTGCTGCGCGGGGTGAACAAGGAGGCGCTGGCCCTTCAGGATGAATACCTGCCCATTCAGGACATTGCCACCCAGTTGAACGCTAATGTCCTGCGTGTTCCTGCGCTGATGAACGACTACCTGCTCACGGGCAAGAAAGAGACCTATGAGCACCTGGAAGATGTCTTCAAAACCATACGGCAGAAATTCGCCGACATGGCGGACCTGCAGGCCAGGTTCCCGCATTTGAACGCCGGGTTCGTGGCCAAAGCCAAAACGGCTTATGATGCATTGGAACAAACCGTCCATGCTTCGCACGACACCCATGAAAAGTTCATGGCTCAGCGCACTCACATGATCAATACCGGCGCGAAACTGGTCCAGGAAGTGGCGGCCTTTGTCGCTGCGGAAGGGGCCATGCAGCAGGAGGCCCTGCGCGCGCAGGACACAGCGGAATTGAACAGAATCTTGCCGCTGATCCGTGAAGCCAACCTGATTCTGGACGGGGTCAACGCCATCCGCGCGAGCATGATGCGCAGCCTGGCCGAACAGAACAGAAGCTATGCCAAAGACAATGTGCCCGTGCGTTTTCCGGCTCTGCTCAAGCGCGTGGACGATCTGAACACAATGGTTTTCAACCCGCGCATTCAGGAAATCCTGAAATCGCTGCGCGCCAGCGTCGTGAATTTCCGCGATGTGCAGATCAGTATGCAGCAGCTCTGGGACGAGCAGGAAAAGCTGACCGCCGCACGCGTTCCGGCGCGTGAAGCCACCCTCACGCTCATGCAGCAGGTGGTCGACAGAGCCGACGAAATGCAGAACACGGCCATGTCCCATATGACCGGGGCTGTAAACAACTCCATAAACGTGACCCTGGCCATCTGCATGATCACCCTGCTCATCACCATGGCCGTGGGCTTCGGCCTGACCCGCTCCATCACCGTGCCGGTGGCCCAGGCCCTGCGCTTCGCCCAGGCCGTGGCCGGAGGACGCCTGGACCAGCGCCTGGGCCTGCACCGCAGGGATGAAATCGGCCAGCTTTCCGAAGCCCTGGACAGCATGGTTGATTCGCTGAACGAAAAAATCAACGACGCCGAAAAGAAGTCCCAGGAAGCTGAAGAACAGTCGCGGAAAGCTCAGGAAGCCATGGAACAGGCCGAAGCCGCCGGACAGGAGGCCAGGGGCAAGACCCAGGCCATGCTGGTGGCCGCCGACAAGCTGGAAACCGTGGGCAATGTGGTTTCCTCCGCCTCCACCCAGCTTTCCGCCCAGATCGAACAGTCCGACCGGGGCGCGGCCGAGTCCGCCCAGCGCCTGTCCGAGGCGGCCACGGCCATGAACGAAATGAACGCCACGGTTCAGGAAGTGGCCAGGAACGCCGGTTCCGCCTCCAATGCCTCCACCGAGACCAAGCAAAAGGCCGAAGCCGGGGCCCAGGTGGTGGCAAAGGCCGTGCGCAGCATTGACCAGGTCCATCAGATGTCCCTGGAGCTCAAGGACGACATGACCCAACTTAACGGGCACGCCCAGGACATCACCAGGATCATGGGCGTGATCTCTGACATCGCGGACCAGACCAACCTGCTGGCCCTCAACGCGGCCATTGAGGCCGCCCGCGCGGGCGATGCCGGGCGCGGCTTCGCCGTGGTGGCCGACGAGGTGCGCAAGCTGGCGGAAAAGACCATGGCCTCCACTCAGGATGTGGGCAACGCCATCAAGGCCATCCAGGAAAGTACGGCCAAGAGCATGACCGGCGTGGATCAGGCCGTGGAACGCATCGGAGAAGCCACGGAACTCGCCGGCCAATCCGGAGCGGCCCTGGAAGAAATTGTGACCACCGTGGAGGCCACCGGCGACCAGGTCAACGCCATTGCCACGGCCAGCGAGGAGCAGTCCGCCGCCAGCGAGGAGATCAACCAGTCCATCGTCCAGGTCAACGACATGGCCCGCCAAACCGCCGAAGCCATGGCCGAAGCGGCCAAGGCCGTGTCCGACCTGGCCGCACAGGCCCAGAGCCTGACCAACCTGATCCAGGAACTGAAAGAAGCATAA
- a CDS encoding DUF3915 family protein: protein MTGPARPFFAARERERERERERERERERERERERERESNGVNPRLLTGSAVISLASPGLGRSGLFLFVTGPPCRPVLP from the coding sequence GTGACCGGCCCTGCGCGGCCCTTCTTTGCGGCAAGAGAGAGAGAGAGAGAGAGAGAGAGAGAGAGAGAGAGAGAGAGAGAGAGAGAGAGAGAGAGAGAGAGAGAGAGAGAGAGTAACGGGGTCAATCCCCGCCTCTTAACCGGTTCCGCCGTTATCAGCCTTGCTTCTCCCGGCCTGGGGAGAAGCGGGCTTTTTTTGTTTGTGACCGGCCCCCCCTGCCGGCCAGTCCTTCCCTAA
- a CDS encoding methyl-accepting chemotaxis protein encodes MKLSTKISASMGSLIVLIAILAAYLLVQMGSVNEMSTVLAERNVPIIDLAGKLNNDVSEYRIVEVRHIYATDAAIMQANEKELADWKKAVTGYLAGLNKLIREGGPLKATFNKVTAHLNGYFSISDKLLTISRENHTEEAVKLLLGDSRKDYVDLSAQLNQLVAEARKNAETRSAEGDAMYENSNMIGTTLTVLAILIAVLLTVLIVRNTVRQLGKDPGELNGIALRVVDGDYNIDDGSKKMGVYGAIVEMVNALKQNIENAQRESENAREQSRKAQEAMEQAEAASKEAQSKTEAMLVAADKLEQVGSVVSSASTELSAQIEQSDRGAAESAQRLSEAATAMNEMNATVQEVAKNAGSASAASAETREKAEAGAEVVAKAVRSIDQVHQMSLELKDDMTQLNEHAQDITRIMGVISDIADQTNLLALNAAIEAARAGEAGRGFAVVADEVRKLAEKTMASTQDVGNAIKAIQESTSKSMTGVDNAVERIGEATELASRSGQALQEIVATVEATGDQVNAIATASEEQSAASEEINQSIVQVNDMARQTAEAMAEAAKAVSDLAAQAQGLTNLIQELKQA; translated from the coding sequence ATGAAACTGTCCACTAAAATTTCCGCCAGCATGGGCTCATTGATCGTGCTGATCGCCATTCTGGCCGCCTATCTGCTGGTGCAGATGGGCAGCGTCAACGAGATGTCCACGGTCCTTGCGGAGAGGAACGTCCCGATCATTGATCTGGCGGGCAAGCTGAACAATGACGTTTCGGAATACCGCATTGTGGAAGTGCGCCATATCTACGCCACGGATGCGGCTATAATGCAGGCCAATGAAAAAGAGCTGGCCGACTGGAAAAAAGCCGTCACCGGCTATCTGGCCGGGCTCAACAAGCTCATCAGAGAGGGCGGCCCGCTCAAGGCAACCTTTAACAAGGTTACCGCCCATCTGAACGGTTATTTCAGCATCTCCGACAAGTTGCTGACCATCTCCCGCGAGAACCATACGGAAGAGGCTGTTAAACTGCTGCTGGGCGACTCGCGCAAGGACTATGTCGACTTGAGCGCGCAACTCAACCAGCTTGTGGCCGAAGCCCGTAAAAATGCAGAGACCAGAAGCGCGGAAGGCGACGCCATGTACGAAAACAGCAATATGATCGGCACTACGTTGACCGTGCTGGCCATTCTGATCGCCGTGCTGCTCACCGTGCTGATCGTGCGCAACACCGTGCGCCAGTTGGGCAAGGACCCCGGCGAGCTCAACGGCATTGCCCTGCGGGTGGTGGACGGCGACTACAATATCGACGACGGCAGTAAAAAAATGGGCGTCTACGGGGCCATTGTGGAAATGGTCAATGCCCTGAAGCAAAATATTGAAAACGCCCAACGTGAATCTGAAAATGCCAGGGAACAGTCCCGCAAAGCCCAGGAGGCCATGGAACAGGCCGAAGCGGCGAGCAAGGAAGCGCAAAGCAAGACCGAGGCCATGCTGGTGGCCGCCGACAAGCTGGAACAGGTGGGCAGTGTGGTCTCCTCCGCCTCCACCGAGCTTTCCGCCCAGATCGAACAGTCCGACCGGGGCGCGGCCGAGTCCGCCCAGCGCCTGTCCGAGGCGGCCACGGCCATGAACGAAATGAACGCCACGGTCCAGGAAGTCGCCAAAAACGCGGGTTCCGCTTCGGCCGCCTCCGCCGAAACCAGGGAAAAGGCCGAAGCCGGAGCCGAAGTGGTGGCAAAGGCCGTGCGCAGCATTGACCAGGTCCATCAGATGTCCCTGGAGCTCAAGGACGACATGACCCAGCTTAACGAGCACGCCCAGGACATCACCAGGATCATGGGCGTGATCTCGGACATCGCGGACCAGACCAACCTCCTGGCCCTCAACGCCGCCATTGAGGCCGCCCGCGCGGGCGAGGCCGGACGCGGTTTCGCCGTGGTGGCCGACGAGGTGCGCAAGCTGGCCGAAAAGACCATGGCCTCCACTCAGGATGTGGGCAACGCCATCAAGGCCATCCAGGAAAGCACCTCCAAGAGCATGACCGGCGTGGACAACGCCGTGGAACGCATCGGCGAGGCTACGGAACTGGCCAGCCGGTCCGGTCAGGCTCTCCAGGAGATCGTGGCCACCGTGGAAGCCACCGGCGACCAGGTCAACGCCATCGCCACGGCCAGCGAGGAGCAGTCCGCCGCCAGCGAGGAGATCAACCAGTCCATCGTCCAGGTCAACGACATGGCCCGCCAGACCGCCGAAGCCATGGCAGAGGCCGCCAAGGCCGTGTCCGACCTGGCCGCGCAGGCCCAGGGGCTTACCAATCTGATCCAGGAACTGAAACAGGCCTGA
- a CDS encoding HAMP domain-containing methyl-accepting chemotaxis protein, with amino-acid sequence MKNLKIWVKMAAGLGTIILLIVILSVLSSRLLKQVDKETEALRDEYLPLRNIATQLNGNILRVPALMNDYLLTGKKESYAQLEGVFQTVGRDFSDMDALLAKYPSLNGGRTAKAKESYDLLEKTIRASHDTNEQFVTLRASMIKTGAALLQEAAAFVQAQNKIQDEALRAQNLEELTRVVPLIGEGNIILDEVNIIRMSMMRSLVEQNRSHAKDNVPVRFPALLKHVDALSAQIVKPAIQEILKKLRANIVNFRDVQDKMQKLWDEQEKLTAARAPARETTLSLMQQVAEVADKMQNKAMTQVAEAVDNAIAVTLVICLITLLIAVGVGFGLTRSITGPVSQALRFAQAVAGGRLDQRLGLDRRDEIGQLSTSLDSMVDSLNEKIQDAEKKSREAEEQSQKALKAMEQAEAAGQEARGKTQAMLAAADKLETVGSVVSSASTQLSAQIEQSDRGAAESATRLSEAATAMNEMNATVQEVAKNAGSASAASAETREKAEAGAQVVEKAVRSIDQVHQLSLELKDDMTQLNGHAQDITRIMGVISDIADQTNLLALNAAIEAARAGDAGRGFAVVADEVRKLAEKTMASTQDVGNAIKAIQESTSKSMTGVDKAVERIGEATELASQSGQALQEIVATVEATGDQVNAIATASEEQSAASEEINQSIVQVNDMARQTAEAMAEAAKAVSDLAAQAQGLTNLIQELKQA; translated from the coding sequence GTGAAGAATCTCAAAATCTGGGTCAAAATGGCGGCCGGTTTGGGCACGATCATCCTGTTGATCGTCATTCTCAGCGTCCTGTCCTCCAGGCTGCTGAAGCAGGTGGACAAGGAAACGGAAGCACTCAGGGACGAATATCTGCCCTTGCGGAATATCGCCACCCAATTGAACGGCAACATCCTGCGCGTTCCCGCACTGATGAACGACTACCTGCTCACGGGCAAGAAAGAGAGCTATGCGCAACTGGAAGGCGTTTTCCAGACCGTGGGGCGGGATTTCTCCGACATGGACGCCCTGCTGGCCAAATACCCGAGCCTGAACGGCGGGCGCACGGCCAAGGCCAAAGAATCCTACGACCTGCTGGAAAAAACCATTCGCGCTTCGCACGATACCAATGAACAGTTTGTGACGCTGCGCGCAAGCATGATCAAAACCGGCGCGGCACTGCTCCAGGAGGCGGCCGCCTTCGTTCAGGCACAGAACAAGATACAGGATGAGGCCCTGCGCGCCCAGAACCTGGAGGAATTGACCAGGGTCGTACCCCTGATCGGCGAGGGGAACATCATTCTGGACGAGGTCAACATCATCCGGATGTCCATGATGCGCAGCCTGGTCGAGCAGAACAGAAGTCATGCCAAAGACAATGTGCCGGTGCGTTTTCCGGCCCTGCTCAAGCACGTGGACGCTCTGAGCGCGCAGATCGTCAAACCGGCCATCCAGGAAATTCTAAAAAAACTGCGCGCGAACATCGTGAACTTCCGGGATGTGCAGGACAAAATGCAAAAACTCTGGGACGAGCAGGAAAAACTGACCGCCGCGCGCGCCCCGGCGCGTGAAACCACCCTCTCGCTCATGCAGCAGGTGGCCGAGGTCGCCGACAAGATGCAGAACAAGGCCATGACCCAGGTGGCCGAGGCTGTGGACAACGCCATTGCCGTGACCCTGGTCATCTGCCTGATCACCCTGCTCATCGCCGTCGGCGTGGGCTTCGGTCTGACCCGCTCCATCACCGGGCCGGTGTCCCAGGCCCTGCGTTTCGCCCAGGCCGTGGCCGGCGGGCGCCTGGACCAGCGCCTCGGCCTGGACCGCAGGGATGAAATCGGCCAGCTTTCCACGTCCCTGGACAGCATGGTCGATTCCCTGAACGAAAAGATCCAAGACGCTGAAAAGAAGTCGCGGGAAGCGGAAGAGCAGTCCCAGAAAGCGCTGAAAGCCATGGAACAGGCCGAAGCCGCCGGCCAGGAGGCCAGGGGCAAGACCCAGGCCATGCTGGCGGCCGCCGACAAGCTGGAAACCGTGGGCAGCGTGGTTTCCTCGGCCTCCACCCAGCTTTCCGCCCAGATAGAGCAGTCCGACCGGGGCGCGGCCGAGTCCGCGACCCGTCTCTCCGAAGCGGCCACTGCCATGAACGAAATGAACGCCACGGTCCAGGAAGTGGCCAAGAACGCCGGTTCCGCTTCCGCCGCCTCCGCCGAAACCAGGGAGAAAGCCGAAGCCGGGGCCCAGGTGGTGGAAAAGGCCGTGCGCAGCATTGACCAGGTCCACCAACTCTCCCTGGAACTCAAGGACGACATGACCCAGCTCAACGGGCACGCCCAGGACATCACCAGGATCATGGGCGTGATCTCGGATATCGCGGACCAGACCAACCTGCTGGCCCTCAACGCGGCCATTGAGGCCGCCCGCGCGGGCGACGCCGGACGCGGTTTCGCCGTGGTGGCCGACGAGGTGCGCAAGCTGGCGGAAAAGACCATGGCCTCCACTCAGGATGTGGGCAACGCCATCAAGGCCATCCAGGAAAGCACGTCCAAAAGCATGACCGGCGTGGACAAGGCCGTGGAGCGCATCGGCGAGGCCACGGAACTGGCCAGCCAGTCCGGTCAGGCTCTCCAGGAGATCGTGGCCACCGTGGAAGCCACCGGCGACCAGGTCAATGCCATCGCTACGGCCAGCGAGGAGCAGTCCGCCGCCAGCGAGGAGATCAACCAGTCCATCGTCCAGGTCAACGACATGGCCCGCCAGACCGCCGAAGCCATGGCAGAGGCCGCCAAGGCCGTGTCCGACCTGGCCGCACAGGCCCAGGGGCTTACCAATCTGATCCAGGAACTGAAACAGGCCTGA
- a CDS encoding HAMP domain-containing methyl-accepting chemotaxis protein, whose protein sequence is MKNLKIWVKMAAGLGTIILLIVILSVLSSRLLKEVDKETEALRDEYLPLQDIATQLNSNILRVPALMNDYLLTDKKESYAQLEGVFRTIGQNFSDMDALLAKYPSLNGGRTAKAKESYDLLEKTIRASHDTNEQFVTLRTKMIKIGEKLFNEVESIVAEQDKVQQEAMRTQDLNELIRVAPLVRGVNQIRDQLNIIRMSMMRSLVEQNRSYSKDNLPVRFPALLKTGDSIIKDFRNPTILQIMKKLRAGVEDFRDVQASMEQLRDEQEKLTAARAPAREATLSLMQQVADAADKMQNKAMTQVAEAVDNAIAVTLVICVITLLIAVGVGFGLTRSITGPVAQALRFAQAVAGGRLDQRLGLDRRDEIGQLSASLDSMVDSLNEKIQDAEKKSREAEEQSQKALKAMEQAEAAGQEARGKTEAMLAAADKLEQVGSVVSSASTQLSAQIEQSDRGAAESATRLSEAATAMNEMNATVQEVARNAGAASTASAETKQKAEAGAQVVKKAVRGIEDVHRMSLALKEDMVQLNGHAQDISRIMAVISDIADQTNLLALNAAIEAARAGDAGRGFAVVADEVRKLAEKTMASTQDVGNAIKAIQESTAKSMEGVERSVARIGEATELAGQSGAALEAIVATVETTADQVNAIATASEEQSAASEEINQSIVQVNDMSRQTAEAMAEAAKAVSGLAAQAQSLTGLIQGLKTA, encoded by the coding sequence GTGAAGAATCTCAAAATCTGGGTTAAAATGGCGGCCGGTCTGGGCACGATCATCCTGTTGATCGTCATTCTCAGCGTCCTGTCCTCCAGGCTGCTGAAGGAGGTGGACAAGGAAACGGAAGCACTCAGGGACGAATACCTGCCGCTGCAGGATATCGCCACCCAATTGAACAGCAATATCCTGCGCGTTCCCGCGCTGATGAACGACTATCTGCTTACAGACAAAAAAGAGAGCTATGCGCAACTGGAAGGCGTTTTCCGGACCATCGGGCAAAATTTCTCCGACATGGACGCCCTGCTGGCCAAATACCCGAGCCTGAACGGCGGGCGCACGGCCAAGGCCAAAGAATCCTACGACCTGCTGGAAAAGACCATCCGCGCCTCGCACGACACCAATGAACAGTTTGTGACTTTGCGCACCAAGATGATCAAGATCGGAGAGAAGTTGTTCAATGAAGTGGAATCCATTGTTGCCGAGCAGGACAAGGTGCAGCAGGAAGCCATGCGCACGCAGGACTTGAATGAATTGATCCGGGTCGCGCCACTGGTCCGTGGCGTCAACCAGATCCGGGACCAGCTCAATATCATCCGGATGAGCATGATGCGCAGCCTGGTCGAACAGAACAGGAGTTATTCCAAAGACAACCTGCCCGTGCGTTTTCCGGCCCTGCTCAAGACTGGAGACTCCATCATCAAGGATTTCCGCAACCCGACCATTCTGCAGATTATGAAAAAACTGCGTGCCGGAGTCGAGGACTTCCGCGATGTGCAGGCCAGCATGGAGCAACTCAGGGACGAGCAGGAAAAACTGACCGCCGCGCGCGCCCCGGCGCGTGAAGCCACCCTCTCGCTCATGCAGCAGGTGGCCGACGCCGCCGACAAGATGCAGAACAAGGCCATGACCCAGGTGGCCGAGGCTGTGGACAACGCCATTGCCGTGACCCTGGTCATCTGCGTGATCACCCTGCTCATCGCCGTCGGCGTGGGCTTCGGCCTGACCCGCTCCATCACCGGGCCGGTGGCCCAGGCCCTGCGTTTCGCGCAGGCCGTGGCCGGGGGGCGCTTGGACCAGCGCCTGGGCCTGGACCGCAGGGATGAAATCGGCCAGCTTTCCGCGTCGTTGGACAGCATGGTCGATTCCCTGAACGAAAAAATCCAAGACGCTGAAAAAAAGTCGCGGGAAGCGGAAGAGCAATCCCAGAAAGCGCTGAAAGCCATGGAACAGGCCGAAGCCGCCGGCCAGGAGGCCAGGGGCAAGACCGAGGCCATGCTGGCGGCCGCCGACAAGCTGGAACAGGTGGGCAGCGTGGTTTCCTCGGCCTCCACCCAGCTTTCCGCCCAGATCGAGCAGTCCGACCGGGGCGCGGCCGAGTCCGCGACCCGTCTTTCCGAAGCGGCCACGGCCATGAACGAAATGAACGCCACGGTCCAGGAAGTCGCCAGAAACGCGGGCGCGGCCTCCACGGCCTCCGCCGAGACCAAACAGAAGGCCGAGGCGGGCGCGCAGGTGGTGAAAAAGGCCGTGCGCGGCATCGAGGATGTGCACCGGATGTCCCTGGCTCTCAAGGAGGATATGGTCCAGCTCAACGGGCACGCCCAGGACATCAGCCGGATCATGGCCGTCATCTCGGACATCGCGGACCAGACCAACCTGCTGGCCCTGAACGCCGCCATTGAGGCCGCCCGCGCGGGCGATGCCGGGCGCGGATTCGCCGTGGTGGCCGACGAGGTGCGCAAGCTGGCTGAAAAAACCATGGCCTCCACTCAGGACGTGGGCAACGCCATCAAGGCCATCCAGGAAAGCACGGCCAAAAGCATGGAAGGCGTGGAGCGGTCCGTGGCGCGCATCGGCGAAGCCACGGAGCTCGCCGGGCAATCCGGCGCGGCCCTGGAAGCAATTGTGGCCACCGTGGAAACCACGGCGGACCAGGTCAACGCCATCGCCACGGCCAGCGAGGAGCAGTCCGCCGCCAGCGAGGAGATCAACCAGTCCATCGTCCAGGTCAACGACATGTCCCGCCAGACCGCCGAGGCTATGGCCGAAGCGGCCAAGGCCGTGTCCGGCCTGGCCGCACAGGCCCAGAGCCTCACGGGTCTGATCCAGGGACTGAAAACGGCATAG